One segment of Anatilimnocola aggregata DNA contains the following:
- a CDS encoding ATP-binding cassette domain-containing protein → MIHVSRLEKSYADLHQGPRVALAGISFQARAGEIYGLLGPNGAGKTTALRILSTVLRPTGGSATVNGNDVLTQPSLVRRQIGIVSCNTAVYDRMTAWEMVEYFGRLYGLPADELRERMNQLFERLQMKEIRDVLGAKMSTGMKQKVSIARALVHDPPVLIFDEATAGLDVLVARALLKTVAHLRDMGKCIIFSTHIMREVERLCDRIAIMHRGRFLAEGTLKELAAIHGERDLEELFFRLIQSQSDVPLTTSLLSSPVATAPLTTSPSSPV, encoded by the coding sequence ATGATTCACGTTAGCCGACTCGAAAAGTCGTATGCCGATTTGCATCAAGGCCCGCGCGTGGCCTTGGCCGGCATTTCTTTTCAGGCGCGCGCCGGAGAGATCTACGGCCTGCTTGGCCCCAACGGCGCCGGCAAAACAACGGCGCTCCGCATCCTTAGTACGGTGCTGCGTCCCACGGGTGGTTCGGCCACCGTGAATGGCAACGACGTCCTCACGCAGCCGTCTCTCGTGCGCCGGCAGATCGGCATCGTCTCCTGCAACACGGCCGTTTATGACCGCATGACAGCCTGGGAAATGGTCGAGTACTTCGGCCGCCTGTATGGCCTGCCAGCCGACGAACTGCGCGAGCGGATGAATCAACTGTTCGAGCGATTGCAGATGAAAGAGATTCGCGATGTGCTCGGCGCGAAGATGTCGACCGGCATGAAGCAGAAGGTCTCCATTGCCCGCGCTCTGGTGCACGATCCGCCGGTTCTCATTTTCGATGAAGCAACGGCTGGCCTCGATGTGCTCGTGGCTCGCGCGCTCCTCAAGACGGTGGCTCACCTGCGCGACATGGGCAAGTGCATCATTTTCTCGACGCACATCATGCGTGAAGTCGAGCGACTGTGCGATCGCATTGCCATCATGCACCGCGGTCGGTTTCTCGCCGAAGGGACTCTCAAAGAACTCGCTGCAATCCATGGCGAGCGCGATCTCGAAGAGCTCTTCTTCCGCCTGATTCAATCTCAGAGTGACGTGCCACTGACGACCAGCCTTCTCAGCAGCCCTGTTGCTACTGCCCCCCTCACCACGTCACCATCGAGTCCCGTATGA
- the proS gene encoding proline--tRNA ligase → MAKTAITPTRADDYPEWYQQVIKAADLAENSDVRGCMVIKPWGWGIWENIQRVLDGMFKDTGHENAYFPLFIPLSFLQKEADHVEGFAKECAVVTHHRLQPDANGKLQPASPLEEPLIVRPTSETIIGAMYAKWVQSYRDLPILINQWANVVRWEMRTRLFLRTTEFLWQEGHTAHATEAEAREETMKMLDVYADFAENYMAMPVIKGEKTAGERFPGAVATYSIEAMMQDRKALQAGTSHFLGQNFSKAQGIKFQDQNGTEQLAWTTSWGVSTRLIGGLIMTHSDDDGLVLPPKLAPKHIVLLPIYRNDEEKAAVLPYVQSLKKELEAQLFAETKIRVHIDDRDIRGGDKVWYHIKRGVPLRAEIGPKDIAKNGVFLARRDTGEKAGVERSELVATIAARLQAIQDNLFQKALKMREENTRTIDNLDELLAWFTPKNEKDPEIHGGYALCHFTENKEVDALLKQHKLTIRNMPLGLEDVPGKCIFTGQPTSKRAIIAKSY, encoded by the coding sequence ATGGCCAAGACCGCGATTACACCGACCCGTGCCGACGATTATCCCGAGTGGTATCAGCAGGTCATCAAGGCGGCTGACCTCGCCGAAAACAGCGATGTCCGCGGCTGCATGGTCATCAAGCCCTGGGGCTGGGGCATTTGGGAGAACATCCAGCGCGTCCTCGACGGCATGTTCAAAGACACCGGCCACGAAAACGCCTATTTCCCGCTGTTCATTCCCCTCAGCTTCTTGCAAAAAGAGGCCGACCACGTCGAAGGCTTTGCCAAGGAATGCGCAGTCGTCACGCACCACCGCTTGCAGCCCGACGCCAACGGCAAGTTGCAACCGGCCAGCCCGCTCGAAGAACCGCTCATCGTTCGGCCCACCAGCGAGACGATCATCGGTGCCATGTACGCCAAATGGGTGCAGTCGTATCGCGACTTGCCAATTCTGATTAATCAATGGGCCAACGTGGTTCGCTGGGAAATGCGCACTCGCCTCTTCCTGCGCACCACCGAGTTCCTCTGGCAGGAAGGTCACACCGCCCACGCCACTGAGGCCGAAGCGCGCGAAGAGACGATGAAGATGCTCGACGTTTATGCCGACTTCGCCGAGAACTACATGGCGATGCCCGTCATCAAAGGCGAGAAGACTGCTGGCGAACGCTTCCCCGGTGCCGTCGCGACGTATTCGATCGAAGCGATGATGCAGGATCGCAAAGCCCTGCAAGCCGGCACCAGCCACTTCCTGGGTCAGAACTTTTCGAAGGCTCAGGGGATCAAGTTTCAGGATCAGAACGGCACCGAGCAACTGGCCTGGACCACTTCGTGGGGTGTATCGACCCGGCTCATCGGCGGGCTGATCATGACTCACAGTGACGACGATGGCCTGGTGCTGCCGCCGAAGCTCGCCCCCAAGCACATCGTGCTGCTCCCCATCTATCGCAACGACGAAGAAAAAGCTGCGGTACTGCCGTACGTGCAAAGCTTGAAGAAAGAACTCGAAGCGCAGCTGTTCGCGGAGACAAAGATTCGGGTGCATATCGACGACCGCGACATCCGCGGCGGCGATAAAGTCTGGTATCACATCAAGCGCGGTGTGCCATTGCGAGCCGAGATCGGCCCCAAAGACATAGCCAAGAACGGCGTCTTTCTCGCCCGCCGCGATACGGGCGAAAAGGCCGGCGTCGAACGGAGCGAACTGGTCGCCACCATCGCCGCCCGCCTGCAAGCCATTCAAGACAACCTGTTTCAAAAGGCCTTGAAGATGCGCGAAGAAAACACGCGCACCATCGATAATCTCGACGAACTACTTGCCTGGTTCACACCCAAGAACGAAAAAGATCCCGAGATTCACGGCGGCTACGCCCTCTGCCACTTCACCGAGAACAAAGAAGTCGACGCGCTCCTCAAGCAGCACAAGCTGACGATCCGCAACATGCCTCTCGGTCTCGAAGATGTTCCCGGCAAGTGCATCTTCACCGGCCAGCCCACCAGCAAGCGGGCGATCATTGCGAAGTCGTATTAG
- a CDS encoding ABC transporter permease subunit/CPBP intramembrane protease encodes MSWTNIRLIYLRELRDQLRDRRTLFTIVILPLLMYPLLAMVWCQMQQFLKEQPSKVRIVGVVNLPQQPTLLENGEFPLALCSDNERRLLTLQIDDNAAVPSEPLTIDDLREAAERDIKSGLYDAVVYFPPEFGKNIDRLRRGKEETAADQLQVTDLDAIPQPEIFADSASDASRVALNRVDLVLRRWREVMVHDNLIQSDVPLGAARPFELVNTDVAETFRRRAAIWSKVLPFVLLIWALTGAFYPAVDLCAGEKERGTLETLLVSPAQRDEIVWGKLLCVTTFSMATSLLNLVCMGLTGSLFFMQMASNMASPMMMDLGPPPLSSLCWLALALAPISALFSALALAIAAFARSTKEGQYYLMPLLLVSLPLMVLPLLPQVRLDLGFSLIPVTGVMLLLRALMEGQYLEALRYSPFVIGITALCCWLSIRWAIRQFNSEAVLFRESERFGLGLWLRHLVRDRQDTPSPAEAIACGILLLFIRFIASFTIPMPSDWTQFAVTTLVVQVALIATPACLMAIMLTRKPRQTLLLQAPSFWSTVPAAMLLAMLLHPALMLLGAGIREVYPLSEETLRALAPLESLLSHATLPELLLLVAVVPAICEELAFRGFILSGLRRLGHKWTAIAICSVLFGVAHGLLQQSLAAAVVGMVIGYIAVKTNSLLPAMAYHFVHNGLGVLHSRITPELLDRWYVLDAVVSISNEGGIEYRWTATVIAALLGVLILLWIKRLPYHPCAEERLQQALARQSVPVPT; translated from the coding sequence ATGAGCTGGACCAACATCAGGCTGATCTATCTGCGCGAACTGCGCGACCAGCTGCGCGATCGCCGCACGTTGTTCACCATCGTCATCTTGCCGCTGCTGATGTATCCGCTGCTGGCGATGGTCTGGTGCCAGATGCAACAGTTCTTGAAGGAACAACCTTCGAAGGTCCGCATCGTCGGTGTCGTCAATTTGCCGCAACAGCCAACTCTGCTGGAAAACGGCGAGTTCCCACTTGCTCTCTGCAGCGACAACGAGCGGCGACTGCTCACCTTGCAAATTGATGACAATGCCGCCGTCCCAAGCGAACCACTCACCATCGACGACCTGCGTGAAGCGGCCGAGCGCGACATCAAGTCGGGGCTCTACGATGCCGTCGTTTACTTCCCGCCCGAGTTCGGCAAGAATATCGACCGCTTGCGCCGCGGCAAAGAAGAAACAGCTGCCGATCAATTGCAAGTCACCGATCTGGATGCCATTCCTCAGCCCGAGATCTTTGCCGACTCTGCCAGTGATGCCTCGCGCGTCGCACTCAATCGAGTAGACCTTGTGCTGCGCCGCTGGCGCGAAGTGATGGTGCACGACAATTTGATTCAAAGCGATGTTCCTCTGGGAGCGGCTCGGCCGTTCGAACTAGTTAACACCGATGTTGCCGAAACGTTTCGTCGTCGCGCTGCGATCTGGTCGAAGGTGTTGCCGTTTGTCTTGTTGATCTGGGCGTTAACCGGCGCGTTCTATCCCGCCGTCGATTTGTGCGCGGGCGAGAAAGAACGCGGCACGTTGGAAACGCTCCTTGTGAGTCCCGCTCAGCGCGATGAGATCGTGTGGGGCAAACTCCTCTGCGTTACCACCTTCAGCATGGCGACGTCGTTGCTCAATCTGGTTTGCATGGGACTGACCGGTTCGTTGTTCTTCATGCAGATGGCCTCTAACATGGCATCGCCCATGATGATGGACTTGGGCCCGCCCCCTTTGTCATCGCTCTGCTGGCTCGCGCTGGCACTTGCCCCCATCTCCGCCTTGTTCAGCGCTCTCGCCTTGGCGATTGCCGCCTTCGCTCGTAGCACGAAAGAAGGCCAGTACTATTTGATGCCGCTGCTGCTAGTCAGTTTGCCACTGATGGTCCTGCCACTGCTACCGCAAGTTCGCCTCGATCTTGGCTTCAGCTTGATTCCCGTCACCGGTGTGATGTTGCTCCTGCGGGCCCTCATGGAAGGGCAATACCTCGAAGCGCTCCGTTATAGCCCGTTCGTCATCGGCATCACCGCGCTCTGTTGCTGGCTGTCGATCCGCTGGGCCATTCGACAATTCAATAGCGAAGCCGTCTTGTTCCGCGAAAGCGAACGCTTTGGACTCGGTCTTTGGCTGCGACACTTGGTCCGCGACCGGCAAGATACTCCGTCGCCGGCCGAAGCCATTGCCTGCGGCATTCTCTTGCTCTTCATTCGCTTTATTGCCAGCTTTACGATTCCCATGCCCAGCGACTGGACGCAGTTCGCCGTGACGACGCTCGTCGTGCAGGTCGCTCTCATTGCGACTCCCGCCTGCTTAATGGCCATCATGCTCACGCGCAAGCCGCGGCAAACGCTGCTGCTCCAAGCTCCTTCGTTCTGGTCCACCGTGCCCGCCGCGATGCTCCTGGCAATGCTGCTGCACCCCGCCCTCATGTTGCTCGGTGCGGGCATTCGCGAAGTCTATCCACTTAGCGAAGAAACACTCCGTGCCTTGGCACCGCTCGAATCGTTACTCTCCCACGCTACACTTCCCGAACTGCTGCTCCTTGTCGCCGTGGTTCCGGCCATTTGCGAAGAACTCGCTTTCCGCGGATTCATCCTGTCTGGCCTTCGCCGTCTCGGTCACAAGTGGACGGCCATCGCCATCTGCAGTGTGCTGTTCGGCGTCGCCCACGGTTTGCTCCAACAGTCGCTCGCCGCAGCCGTGGTGGGCATGGTGATTGGCTACATCGCGGTGAAGACCAATAGCTTGCTGCCTGCCATGGCCTATCACTTTGTCCACAATGGACTGGGCGTCCTACACAGCCGCATCACGCCGGAACTGCTCGACCGCTGGTACGTCCTCGACGCCGTCGTATCGATCTCCAACGAAGGGGGCATCGAGTACCGCTGGACCGCCACCGTCATCGCTGCCCTCCTTGGCGTGCTGATTCTGCTATGGATCAAACGGCTCCCTTATCACCCGTGTGCCGAAGAGCGCCTGCAGCAAGCCCTCGCGCGACAATCGGTGCCCGTGCCGACTTAA
- a CDS encoding P-loop NTPase family protein, translating to MSISAENSPGVSEMPASAATLPVPGKSTFPADRFLPAEPTTLEETGLTLPEIESLILKQLLTTGSCVGRRIADQIKLPFGILQEALRSLKSQMLLNYKGQATVGDFEYDLTDEGEKRARFYLERCTYCGAAPVPLKDYVNSIEQQSVRKSKPKLPDLCAAFSDLLLPPAMISQIGQAIHASKAMFLFGKPGNGKTSIAERVIRSVGQYVWIPRTVTITGEIIRLFDPANHEEAPPVVNGALLDLMHYDRRWVRIKRPSIIVGGELRMEQLEVVFNPATGILESPVQLKANCGALVVDDFGRQRMSTADLLNRWIVPLEKGYDYLSLPSGRQVQVPFDQLLVFSTNLPPGKLVDEAFLRRIPYKIEVSDPQPRDFRDLMKSCCQKAGIEFRDDAFEALLAKHYIEVGRPLRFCHPRDLVQQVRTFCEFHDLPLVLSTKALDVAVKNYFAGLSELNPAAKQSAS from the coding sequence ATGTCGATTTCTGCCGAGAATTCGCCGGGCGTCAGCGAAATGCCAGCGTCTGCAGCGACCCTGCCGGTTCCGGGCAAGTCCACGTTTCCGGCCGATCGTTTCTTGCCTGCCGAGCCAACCACGCTCGAAGAAACAGGCCTCACCCTGCCCGAGATTGAGTCGCTCATTCTCAAGCAACTGCTCACGACAGGCTCGTGCGTAGGTCGCCGGATTGCAGATCAAATCAAGCTGCCGTTCGGCATCTTGCAAGAGGCGCTTCGCAGCTTGAAGAGCCAGATGTTGCTGAATTACAAAGGGCAAGCAACCGTTGGTGACTTTGAATACGACCTGACCGACGAAGGCGAGAAGCGAGCCCGCTTCTACTTGGAACGCTGCACTTACTGCGGTGCTGCGCCGGTTCCGCTGAAGGACTACGTCAACAGTATCGAACAGCAGTCGGTCCGCAAGTCGAAGCCGAAACTTCCCGACTTGTGCGCGGCCTTCAGCGACCTGTTGCTACCGCCGGCAATGATCAGTCAGATTGGCCAGGCCATTCACGCCAGTAAGGCGATGTTCCTGTTCGGCAAGCCCGGCAACGGAAAAACCAGCATCGCCGAACGCGTCATTCGTTCGGTCGGTCAGTATGTGTGGATCCCACGCACGGTAACTATCACTGGCGAGATCATTCGCCTGTTCGATCCAGCCAATCACGAAGAGGCTCCTCCAGTCGTGAATGGCGCATTGCTCGACTTGATGCACTACGACCGTCGGTGGGTGCGGATTAAGCGGCCGTCGATCATCGTTGGTGGTGAACTCCGCATGGAGCAGCTGGAAGTCGTCTTTAATCCAGCAACCGGAATTCTCGAATCCCCCGTGCAATTGAAGGCCAATTGCGGCGCGCTGGTGGTGGACGACTTCGGCCGCCAACGGATGAGCACGGCGGACCTGCTGAATCGCTGGATTGTCCCGCTCGAAAAGGGTTATGACTATCTGTCGCTCCCTTCTGGCCGGCAGGTGCAAGTCCCGTTTGACCAACTGTTGGTATTCTCCACCAATTTGCCACCGGGAAAACTCGTCGACGAAGCGTTTCTGCGGCGGATTCCCTACAAGATTGAAGTCAGCGATCCGCAGCCGCGCGACTTTCGCGATCTGATGAAAAGCTGCTGCCAGAAAGCAGGGATTGAATTTCGAGACGATGCGTTCGAAGCATTGCTCGCGAAGCACTACATCGAAGTGGGTAGGCCGCTGCGGTTCTGCCATCCGCGCGATCTGGTGCAACAAGTGCGCACGTTCTGCGAGTTTCACGACTTGCCACTCGTGCTCAGCACGAAGGCCTTGGATGTGGCCGTGAAGAACTACTTTGCTGGACTAAGCGAGCTAAATCCTGCCGCGAAGCAGTCGGCTAGTTAG
- a CDS encoding P-II family nitrogen regulator: MKKVEAIVRHFKLEDIKNALAERGVHGMTICEVRGFGRQKGHTEMYRGTEYAVDFVPKVKIEVVVSDANLPLVLDTIMRSAQTGQIGDGKIFVHELANVIRIRTGETGEDAL; encoded by the coding sequence ATGAAAAAAGTTGAAGCAATCGTTCGGCACTTTAAACTGGAAGACATCAAGAACGCCTTGGCCGAGCGGGGTGTGCATGGCATGACCATTTGCGAAGTGCGTGGTTTTGGTCGCCAAAAGGGCCATACCGAGATGTACCGCGGTACCGAGTACGCGGTCGACTTTGTGCCAAAGGTAAAGATTGAGGTCGTCGTTTCCGATGCTAACTTGCCGCTAGTGCTTGATACGATCATGCGGTCAGCACAAACGGGCCAGATCGGTGACGGCAAGATCTTCGTCCACGAATTGGCCAACGTCATTCGCATTCGTACGGGCGAAACTGGTGAAGACGCGCTCTAA
- a CDS encoding ammonium transporter, translating into MTTRFSWLSEGCALVVLALSCCLVGAQETPAPANPGADTPAAVPAETAATPAAPAPTVESVDAKANLALIAGHNGWMLTSSALVLFMTAPGLAMFYSGLVRKKNVLGVMMQCVFLMGLMTVLWALYGYSLSFGGTNRYIGNGDYLFMNGVQRYWDEKAGAPVTPMFAEGTPAAIPRLTHMLFQGMFFIITPALICGAFAERMKFSTMVVFSILWGTLVYCPLCHWVWGGGFLAFKPTADVSQSLMGGALDFAGGAVVHISSGVSALICALVIGKRLGFGTEPMPPHNLTYTTLGAAMLWVGWFGFNAGSELASDELTSSAFAVTHFSAAAGTLAWALMEWITRGKPSVLGACSGAVAGLVVITPAAGFVQPMPALIMGAAGGVLCFFACTKLKTALGYDDSLDAFGVHGVGGTLGAILTGVFATKACWNIDGTNPMGLLEGAPRVLVGQIAATAVTWVFAAVVTFILLKILDVTMGLRVSKDEEIEGLDLSQHGEEGYISL; encoded by the coding sequence ATGACGACCCGCTTTTCATGGCTGAGCGAGGGATGCGCGCTAGTAGTTCTCGCCCTCTCCTGTTGCCTGGTTGGCGCGCAAGAGACGCCTGCTCCGGCAAATCCAGGTGCGGACACTCCCGCGGCAGTCCCAGCCGAAACAGCAGCAACTCCTGCTGCTCCGGCACCTACCGTCGAGTCCGTTGATGCAAAGGCCAACTTGGCGCTGATTGCTGGCCACAACGGATGGATGCTGACATCGTCAGCGCTGGTGTTGTTCATGACCGCACCTGGCTTGGCCATGTTTTACAGCGGTCTCGTCCGCAAAAAGAACGTCCTCGGCGTGATGATGCAGTGCGTCTTTCTAATGGGTTTGATGACAGTCCTGTGGGCACTCTACGGTTACTCGCTTTCGTTCGGTGGAACCAACCGGTACATCGGCAACGGTGACTATTTGTTTATGAATGGTGTGCAACGATATTGGGATGAGAAGGCCGGCGCGCCGGTTACACCCATGTTCGCGGAAGGAACTCCCGCTGCCATTCCACGTCTGACGCACATGCTGTTTCAAGGCATGTTCTTTATCATCACTCCCGCCCTCATCTGCGGTGCCTTTGCTGAACGGATGAAGTTCAGCACGATGGTGGTCTTCAGCATTCTTTGGGGCACGCTTGTCTACTGCCCGCTCTGCCACTGGGTTTGGGGTGGGGGGTTTTTAGCCTTCAAGCCAACAGCTGACGTTTCTCAAAGCTTGATGGGCGGAGCTCTCGACTTTGCCGGTGGTGCGGTCGTACACATCTCTTCAGGTGTGTCGGCACTCATTTGTGCATTGGTGATTGGTAAGCGGTTGGGTTTTGGCACCGAACCGATGCCGCCACACAACCTGACCTACACCACACTGGGCGCTGCCATGTTGTGGGTAGGGTGGTTTGGCTTTAACGCCGGCAGCGAACTCGCCAGCGATGAACTCACTTCGAGCGCGTTTGCCGTCACTCACTTCTCGGCCGCTGCTGGCACTTTGGCCTGGGCGCTGATGGAGTGGATCACTCGCGGCAAGCCGAGCGTGCTCGGTGCCTGCTCAGGTGCTGTAGCTGGTCTGGTGGTTATCACGCCAGCTGCTGGTTTCGTTCAGCCGATGCCTGCCCTGATCATGGGCGCAGCGGGCGGCGTTCTGTGCTTTTTTGCTTGCACCAAACTAAAAACGGCCCTGGGTTACGACGATTCGCTGGACGCATTCGGTGTGCACGGCGTAGGCGGCACTCTCGGTGCCATCTTGACTGGCGTATTCGCCACAAAGGCCTGCTGGAATATCGATGGGACCAATCCAATGGGCCTGCTCGAAGGTGCCCCGCGGGTATTGGTGGGGCAAATTGCTGCCACCGCGGTAACTTGGGTTTTCGCTGCGGTAGTGACGTTTATCTTGTTAAAGATCCTCGACGTCACAATGGGCCTCCGCGTCAGCAAGGACGAGGAAATCGAAGGTCTGGACCTCAGCCAGCACGGCGAAGAGGGCTACATCTCGCTCTAA
- the glnD gene encoding [protein-PII] uridylyltransferase, translating to MSSGLRLHPAVIAAKERLTEVRSKLRSQHESGSLGVQVCTHFAESLDEVVLDLFHAAVADLDEPLRQLAVAESCVVAHSGFGRREMAPFSDIDVMFLHRAADEERLAPLVRRFSQHLYDTGMEVGFAARHPKQALQLARQDATIFTALSEARLVTGNTELFEDFRQKYSRQARWHWPALLHTLETARKEERSKFGETVFLLEPNIKRSRGALRDIQLIRWVGFTRYGESDPEALMRAGVLTKEEFKRLRNARDFLLWLRNDLHFQADKANDLLERHEQLRVAERRKYPKQEGLLPVEQFMREYFTHTSAVREIAGNVCANAAPRQWWRILTDPLFSHQFEGDYRIGPNTIYATGRGLKKLRGDTSQVLRLLDVANLYNKRVDQKTWQAIRLSMATQPPVDATEPVPDDVAKRFLSLLSTPGQLGASLRRLHELRVLDRIIPAMSHARGLLQFNAYHRYTVDEHSLRTVEAVASFQQHPGTPGQVYRSLHDKRILHLAALIHDLGKGYVEDHSELGSRQAIQLGKRLRLPLFETEQLSLLVLKHLRMSHLAQQHDINNAQVIVPFAAEVGSPEMLKMLYILTLADLTAVGPGVLNDWKQQLLTDLYEHTLTLISSESPAAQAKQRQKAQREELLLLAERYPDQPWWQEQIANLPSCCLFAGPSEQVIGELDRLRNLPHHQAMAWGRYIPQRDVVEYTVGTYEEITPGIFHRLTGTLTSLRQQILSAEINTLRRGLVLDRFYVQDQDATGAPSTQRMDEVSQALESALKNPSDKPPVFRKLWHERKQEQQAVVKHLPTRVTFDNTTAENSTILAVFAYDRMGLLYTITRTLFDVNLSVSISRIGTHLDQVVDVFYVTDRERGGKITDPGYLAHIHERLLAEIENLEQGAP from the coding sequence ATGTCTAGTGGACTACGTTTGCATCCTGCCGTCATTGCAGCCAAAGAACGCCTTACCGAGGTGCGCAGCAAGCTGCGCAGTCAGCACGAAAGTGGCTCACTCGGAGTGCAAGTCTGTACTCACTTTGCCGAGTCACTCGACGAAGTCGTGCTCGATCTGTTTCACGCCGCCGTGGCCGATCTCGATGAGCCACTAAGGCAGTTGGCTGTTGCCGAAAGTTGCGTTGTGGCCCACAGCGGTTTTGGCCGCCGCGAAATGGCCCCGTTCTCCGACATCGATGTGATGTTTCTCCATCGGGCGGCAGATGAAGAGCGATTGGCACCGCTCGTGCGACGCTTTTCTCAGCATCTGTACGATACGGGAATGGAAGTGGGCTTTGCGGCCCGTCATCCCAAACAAGCACTTCAACTCGCCCGGCAAGATGCCACCATTTTCACAGCGCTTTCCGAAGCCAGATTAGTCACCGGCAACACCGAACTCTTTGAAGACTTTCGCCAGAAGTACAGCCGTCAGGCGCGCTGGCATTGGCCAGCGTTGCTTCATACGCTTGAAACAGCTCGCAAAGAAGAGCGATCGAAGTTCGGTGAAACTGTCTTTTTGCTCGAGCCCAACATCAAGCGGTCGCGCGGCGCGCTGCGCGATATTCAACTCATCCGGTGGGTCGGTTTCACGCGTTATGGCGAAAGCGATCCCGAGGCGCTAATGCGCGCTGGAGTGCTGACCAAAGAAGAGTTCAAGCGACTGCGCAACGCTCGCGATTTCCTGCTTTGGCTACGGAACGACTTGCATTTTCAGGCAGACAAAGCGAACGATCTGCTGGAACGTCACGAACAACTTCGAGTCGCCGAACGCCGCAAATACCCAAAGCAGGAAGGTTTGTTGCCGGTCGAGCAGTTCATGCGAGAATACTTCACGCACACTAGCGCAGTTCGCGAGATTGCTGGTAATGTCTGTGCCAATGCTGCACCGCGCCAATGGTGGCGAATTCTTACCGATCCTCTCTTCAGCCACCAGTTCGAAGGTGACTATCGAATTGGTCCGAACACCATTTATGCCACGGGCCGCGGCCTGAAAAAGTTGCGCGGTGATACTTCGCAAGTGCTTCGTCTGCTCGACGTGGCAAACCTCTACAACAAGCGGGTCGATCAAAAAACCTGGCAAGCCATTCGCTTATCGATGGCCACACAACCACCTGTCGATGCCACCGAACCCGTCCCAGATGACGTCGCCAAGCGGTTCCTATCGCTCCTATCGACACCAGGGCAATTGGGCGCTTCCTTGCGCCGCTTGCACGAGTTGCGCGTCCTCGATCGCATCATTCCTGCGATGAGTCACGCGCGAGGTTTATTGCAATTTAATGCGTACCATCGCTATACGGTCGACGAGCATTCTCTACGAACCGTAGAGGCAGTCGCATCGTTTCAACAGCATCCGGGGACGCCTGGCCAGGTTTATCGCAGCTTGCACGACAAACGCATTTTGCACCTGGCCGCCTTGATCCACGATCTTGGCAAAGGATATGTCGAAGATCATAGCGAGCTTGGTTCGCGGCAAGCGATTCAACTCGGCAAGCGACTTCGGTTGCCCTTGTTTGAGACCGAACAACTCAGCTTGTTGGTTCTCAAGCACTTGCGAATGTCTCATTTGGCGCAGCAGCACGATATCAACAACGCGCAAGTCATCGTGCCATTCGCCGCTGAGGTGGGTTCTCCCGAAATGCTCAAAATGTTGTACATCCTCACACTGGCCGATCTGACTGCGGTCGGCCCTGGTGTGTTGAACGATTGGAAGCAGCAACTTCTTACCGATTTGTACGAACATACGCTCACCCTCATCTCAAGCGAATCCCCTGCCGCTCAGGCCAAACAGCGACAAAAGGCCCAGCGCGAAGAGTTGTTGCTTCTCGCCGAACGATATCCCGATCAGCCATGGTGGCAGGAGCAAATTGCCAATCTCCCTTCCTGCTGCCTGTTTGCTGGCCCGTCGGAGCAAGTGATTGGTGAACTCGATCGACTTCGTAATTTGCCGCACCATCAAGCGATGGCCTGGGGGCGATACATTCCCCAGCGCGATGTGGTTGAATACACCGTGGGTACCTACGAAGAAATCACCCCGGGGATCTTTCATCGGCTGACAGGCACGCTCACCAGCCTGCGGCAGCAGATCCTTTCGGCCGAGATCAACACGCTGCGCCGCGGTCTCGTCCTTGATCGCTTCTATGTGCAAGATCAGGATGCGACCGGCGCACCATCGACGCAGCGGATGGATGAAGTAAGCCAGGCCTTAGAATCAGCATTGAAGAACCCCAGCGACAAACCGCCGGTTTTTCGCAAGCTGTGGCACGAACGAAAGCAAGAACAGCAGGCAGTCGTTAAACATTTGCCGACACGAGTAACGTTCGACAACACGACTGCCGAAAATTCGACGATTCTCGCCGTGTTCGCCTACGACCGCATGGGCCTGCTCTACACCATCACGCGTACGCTGTTCGACGTGAATCTGTCGGTCAGTATTTCGCGGATTGGCACACACTTGGACCAGGTTGTGGACGTGTTTTATGTGACCGACCGTGAGCGCGGCGGCAAAATCACCGATCCCGGCTATCTCGCGCACATCCACGAGCGCCTGCTAGCCGAGATTGAAAACCTCGAACAGGGTGCGCCCTAA